The following proteins come from a genomic window of Edaphobacter sp. 4G125:
- a CDS encoding efflux RND transporter permease subunit gives MLQPQDTSQDRPFWLVRFRGPIFFFLIVLSLAGIYAAQQVPISVFPDTNFPRVVIGVDNGVMPVEQMQVTITKPIEDAINSVPGLLTVRSTTSRGSAEVSLFFDWKVDMFHTLQLVDAALSKVRQTIPTTAVITTNRLTFATFPILGYSLTSDRLSQTQLWELATYQLKPPLNRVAGVSTITVQGGKVPEFHIVPNMARMQIAGVTILDLANAVQASNIIDSPGLYESNHQLILGLVGAQAHDGDQLGRLVVKTTAGGAPVRVSDVATVHPGVLPVYTAVTANDKPAVLLNVTRQPVSNTVSVADAVAAKVQQLMKTLPPGVKLEPYYDQSELVRESIRSVRDAILIGLGLACIILFLFLGDWTSSLVAGLVIPVTVAITILFLWMIGESFNLMTLGGLAAAIGLVIDDAIVVVENIVLHRDHGETRAQAARLALKEIAVPLVGSTITPVVVFLPLVSVTGVTGSFFRALAITMTVALLTSLLLAVTWTPALSLVLLRERSADGNRSHEEHGRLMRTILQWHEKGLGWSLSHPLVLLGLCVVLVFASWFSYKALGSDLLPAMDEGGFILDYIMPAGSSLTETNRVLEHVERILHKMPEVESTSRRTGLQMGLAAVTEANTGDITVKLKTKRDRGIDEVMADARAEIKKTEPALDVEFTQVLQDMIGDLSNAPEPIQIKVFANDPVLLSELGPRIGDAISKIGGVVDIQNGIDNTISGPATNFQIDPSVTARLGFTPVEVAEDATSILDGVTTTDPLIANGRPYTVRVRLGDETRQSLDTIQNTVFNSASGKLANIGSLAQITQLPPQNEIKRENLEQLITVTARLEGSDLGTAISKVQQTIQAMHLPPTVRIEYGGTYQEQQQSFHELLRVLLLSLALVFGVLLVEFRNFYAPAAILTSSVLSIAGVVFALMLTGTTFNVASFMGLIMVIGIVAKNGILLLDADERYRREGVSARDAMMHAAQRRLRPILMTATAAICGMLPLAFALGSGSQMLQPLAIAVIGGLAISMILSLIVTPVVYYLLTRSHSQAS, from the coding sequence ATGCTACAGCCTCAAGATACTTCTCAAGACCGCCCCTTCTGGTTAGTACGATTCCGTGGTCCGATCTTCTTCTTTCTGATTGTCCTTTCTCTCGCCGGTATCTATGCAGCCCAACAGGTGCCGATTTCGGTGTTTCCGGATACCAACTTCCCCCGTGTCGTGATTGGCGTGGACAACGGTGTCATGCCTGTTGAGCAGATGCAGGTCACCATCACGAAACCGATTGAAGATGCCATCAACTCCGTCCCTGGTCTGTTGACGGTACGCTCAACGACGAGTCGTGGCTCAGCGGAGGTGAGCCTCTTTTTTGACTGGAAAGTCGATATGTTCCACACGCTCCAACTGGTCGATGCGGCGCTCAGCAAGGTGCGGCAAACCATCCCTACAACAGCAGTTATCACGACCAATCGACTTACGTTCGCTACCTTTCCGATCCTCGGGTACAGCCTTACTTCAGATCGCTTGTCACAGACTCAGCTATGGGAACTCGCAACGTACCAGTTGAAACCTCCTTTGAACCGCGTGGCTGGTGTAAGCACAATCACGGTGCAGGGAGGCAAGGTCCCGGAATTCCATATCGTGCCGAACATGGCGCGCATGCAGATCGCAGGTGTGACGATCCTCGACTTGGCAAATGCTGTTCAAGCGTCAAACATTATTGATTCACCTGGTCTCTACGAGTCGAATCATCAACTGATTCTCGGCCTCGTCGGAGCGCAGGCCCATGATGGAGATCAATTGGGGAGGCTCGTCGTGAAGACCACCGCAGGCGGCGCTCCGGTTAGAGTCTCAGATGTCGCGACTGTTCACCCTGGAGTACTTCCGGTTTATACCGCCGTTACTGCGAATGACAAGCCGGCAGTACTGCTTAATGTCACGCGTCAACCTGTGAGCAATACCGTTTCAGTTGCAGATGCGGTTGCTGCGAAAGTGCAACAGCTTATGAAGACGCTTCCTCCCGGCGTCAAGCTCGAGCCATATTACGATCAGTCCGAGCTCGTCCGAGAGAGTATCCGCAGTGTCCGAGACGCCATCCTCATCGGTCTTGGACTAGCCTGCATCATCCTCTTCCTGTTTTTGGGAGACTGGACCTCGTCCTTAGTGGCGGGACTTGTCATTCCCGTTACCGTCGCAATTACCATTCTGTTTCTTTGGATGATCGGAGAAAGCTTTAACCTGATGACGCTCGGTGGCCTTGCAGCTGCGATCGGACTGGTGATCGACGACGCAATTGTGGTTGTCGAGAACATAGTCCTTCATCGCGACCATGGCGAGACTCGAGCACAAGCGGCTCGGCTAGCCTTGAAAGAGATCGCCGTGCCTCTTGTGGGATCTACGATCACCCCCGTTGTCGTTTTTCTTCCGTTAGTGTCCGTAACGGGTGTCACGGGTAGCTTCTTCCGCGCGTTGGCTATCACGATGACCGTTGCTTTGTTGACCTCTCTTCTGCTGGCCGTGACGTGGACACCGGCCTTGAGTCTGGTACTACTCCGCGAACGTTCGGCCGATGGAAATAGATCTCATGAAGAGCACGGGCGTCTGATGCGAACGATCCTTCAATGGCATGAAAAAGGGCTCGGTTGGTCACTTAGTCATCCGCTCGTCCTCCTTGGCTTGTGTGTCGTACTCGTCTTTGCGAGCTGGTTCTCCTATAAAGCTCTCGGATCAGATCTTCTGCCAGCCATGGACGAAGGCGGTTTTATTCTCGATTACATCATGCCCGCCGGAAGTTCCCTGACTGAAACCAATCGTGTCCTAGAGCATGTGGAACGCATTCTCCACAAGATGCCTGAGGTGGAGAGCACCTCTCGCCGTACCGGCTTGCAGATGGGATTAGCCGCTGTAACCGAAGCAAACACTGGCGATATCACCGTGAAACTGAAGACAAAGCGCGACCGCGGGATCGATGAGGTCATGGCGGACGCACGTGCTGAGATCAAAAAAACTGAACCTGCGCTCGACGTTGAGTTTACTCAGGTCCTGCAGGACATGATCGGCGATTTGTCGAATGCTCCAGAACCGATTCAGATCAAGGTATTCGCCAATGACCCGGTTCTTCTTTCTGAACTAGGCCCAAGGATTGGAGATGCCATCAGCAAGATAGGTGGCGTTGTCGATATACAGAACGGAATCGACAACACGATTAGTGGACCAGCAACCAACTTTCAGATCGATCCAAGTGTCACTGCCCGGTTGGGTTTCACTCCCGTTGAAGTTGCGGAGGATGCAACCTCAATACTCGACGGAGTAACAACCACAGATCCGTTGATTGCAAACGGACGGCCGTACACCGTTCGAGTGCGGCTCGGAGACGAAACCCGCCAGTCTCTTGATACGATCCAGAACACCGTATTCAATAGCGCCAGCGGAAAGCTAGCCAATATTGGCTCCCTGGCACAGATCACACAGCTTCCTCCTCAGAATGAGATTAAGCGAGAGAATCTGGAGCAACTGATTACGGTGACTGCCCGCCTTGAAGGGTCAGATCTAGGAACAGCGATCTCTAAGGTTCAGCAAACGATTCAGGCGATGCACCTGCCGCCGACTGTTCGCATCGAGTACGGTGGCACATATCAGGAACAACAACAGTCTTTCCATGAACTTCTTCGTGTATTACTGCTTTCCCTTGCTCTAGTATTTGGAGTTCTACTTGTCGAATTTCGAAACTTCTACGCTCCAGCTGCGATTCTGACCTCGTCAGTCCTGTCGATTGCCGGCGTTGTCTTTGCGTTGATGTTGACAGGAACAACCTTCAACGTCGCCTCGTTCATGGGGCTGATTATGGTCATCGGTATTGTGGCGAAGAATGGCATCCTGCTGCTTGATGCGGATGAACGATATCGTCGGGAAGGAGTTTCTGCACGCGACGCCATGATGCATGCAGCACAACGCCGTTTGCGCCCGATCCTTATGACAGCGACCGCCGCAATCTGCGGAATGTTGCCCTTGGCCTTTGCGCTAGGCTCAGGCTCTCAGATGCTACAACCTCTCGCTATCGCGGTTATCGGAGGATTGGCGATTTCAATGATACTGAGTCTCATCGTAACCCCAGTGGTTTACTACCTGTTGACGCGGTCACATTCCCAGGCGTCGTAA
- a CDS encoding RNA polymerase sigma factor — protein sequence MATFAVSPTLLQDLHAAEQHRPAGDFAQMDDAAIMLELRSGNMAGFDFLIQKYRKPIIHFMYRMVHNQAVAEELAQEVFLRVYRSRETYRAEARFSTWLYRIATNLGVNYARDTRHERAASTVYLDEVDSETGMTPDLADATPGAETKILRRERLDAIRQHVLALPERQRMAVLMHKYEGLDYRQIGDVLKLSESATKSLLFRAYQTLRGKLKEFI from the coding sequence ATGGCAACGTTCGCTGTCAGTCCGACTCTCCTCCAGGACTTACATGCTGCTGAGCAGCATCGCCCGGCTGGAGACTTCGCGCAGATGGACGATGCCGCCATCATGCTGGAGTTGCGCTCCGGCAACATGGCCGGATTCGATTTCCTGATTCAGAAGTATCGCAAGCCGATCATTCACTTTATGTACCGCATGGTTCATAACCAGGCGGTTGCCGAAGAGCTCGCCCAGGAAGTTTTTCTACGCGTCTACCGTTCGCGGGAGACGTACCGTGCCGAAGCGCGCTTCAGTACCTGGCTCTATCGAATCGCGACGAATCTTGGCGTTAACTATGCTCGCGACACCCGCCACGAACGGGCCGCGTCAACCGTCTATCTCGATGAGGTTGATTCCGAGACAGGGATGACGCCAGACCTTGCGGACGCGACTCCTGGTGCTGAAACCAAGATTTTACGCCGGGAGCGGCTGGATGCGATTCGCCAGCATGTTCTCGCCTTGCCGGAGCGTCAGCGGATGGCGGTGCTGATGCATAAGTATGAGGGGCTGGACTACCGGCAGATCGGAGACGTGCTCAAGTTGAGCGAATCGGCCACGAAATCGTTGCTCTTCCGCGCGTACCAGACCCTGCGGGGGAAGTTGAAGGAGTTTATTTAG
- a CDS encoding anti-sigma factor, producing the protein MKCRDCQSALPDLLLDPAAPSNIPARMHIDSCNECRKELESLQATFSLLDAWEAPEPSQYFNQKLAVRLREEQTQVPAGWLERLRYRLLFNTGRQFRPALAGALALVLLIGGGAFANLSDLHMGGAKVSAAVTDLQVLDKNDQALQTMDQLFQDDVPADDVSVPPSS; encoded by the coding sequence ATGAAATGCCGCGACTGCCAATCCGCACTTCCGGACCTTCTGCTCGATCCGGCTGCGCCGTCGAATATTCCGGCGCGTATGCATATCGACTCCTGCAATGAATGTCGCAAGGAGCTTGAGTCGCTCCAGGCAACTTTCTCGCTGCTCGATGCCTGGGAGGCTCCTGAGCCTTCTCAATACTTTAATCAGAAGCTGGCGGTTCGTCTGCGCGAGGAGCAGACGCAGGTACCGGCTGGTTGGCTGGAACGCCTGCGTTATCGGCTGCTCTTCAATACCGGACGACAGTTTCGTCCTGCGCTGGCTGGAGCGTTGGCTCTTGTCTTACTCATTGGTGGAGGGGCATTTGCCAACCTTTCTGATTTACATATGGGGGGGGCCAAAGTATCAGCGGCTGTAACGGATTTGCAGGTTCTGGATAAGAATGACCAGGCACTTCAGACCATGGATCAACTGTTCCAGGATGATGTTCCGGCAGATGACGTTTCAGTTCCCCCTTCCAGTTAG
- a CDS encoding DUF3106 domain-containing protein has protein sequence MPLFDPIRRAPRAAVLLLAALCLPAAAMQRAGGGGHRGGAPPAPRMTAPPAHTSVPGNRPGGNHQEHLLQWMQHRNNLTADQQQKALEREPGFRDLPPETQQRMRERLSQLNNMPPEQRQRLLERNEAMARLTVPQRQQVRDTMKQFGSLPADQKKEVARAFHDLRQAPESQRQSLLNSDRYRQLSDQQRNALSGLLSIEPYHVIMPNGGATQEGASGPR, from the coding sequence ATGCCTTTGTTCGATCCAATCCGCCGTGCTCCACGGGCAGCGGTACTGCTGCTGGCGGCGTTGTGTCTTCCTGCCGCAGCCATGCAGAGAGCTGGTGGTGGAGGGCACAGGGGAGGCGCGCCGCCTGCGCCGCGTATGACGGCGCCTCCCGCGCATACGTCTGTTCCCGGAAATCGTCCTGGGGGGAATCATCAGGAGCATCTGCTGCAGTGGATGCAGCATCGCAACAACCTTACGGCAGACCAGCAACAGAAGGCTCTGGAGCGTGAACCGGGTTTCCGTGATCTTCCTCCGGAGACGCAGCAGAGGATGCGGGAGCGCCTGTCACAGCTGAACAATATGCCACCGGAGCAGCGTCAGCGGTTGCTGGAGCGCAACGAAGCGATGGCGCGTTTAACGGTTCCGCAACGCCAGCAGGTTCGCGACACGATGAAGCAGTTTGGAAGCCTTCCTGCCGATCAGAAGAAAGAGGTGGCCCGGGCGTTTCACGATCTTCGCCAGGCACCGGAGTCGCAGCGGCAGAGTTTGTTGAACTCTGATCGTTACCGCCAGCTTTCGGACCAGCAGCGCAATGCGCTCTCCGGCCTGCTCTCCATTGAGCCGTACCACGTCATCATGCCAAATGGAGGAGCTACGCAAGAGGGTGCTTCCGGCCCTCGTTAG
- a CDS encoding peroxiredoxin family protein encodes MNALTGRLFAVSVLAGFFLASSSAFAASSSIDGIWEGSASVRGQEVPLRLQISGPATDLHAALLNGAEQSVASSAKLQDGKLLLNFNYFARSLEATVAGEQLTGTFGTTSASPKAAPRVPVTLHRASAVSNVSTGPDIHGDWEIAVSSSKGESAWQLRIDPATRDAAPATIRAVIQRIDGDTGSLYGAWDGNQYKVSHFTAAGPALYSIVPRENGTLLVSNLLATETQKVQARDLVARRPAEARKENLAAPTESTEQTRIKDPSAPFTFKFPDVTGKEVSSSDARFRDKVVIVAIGGSWCPNCHDEAPFLESLYKQFHGKGLEVVNLSFEEEDQLQNPTRLRAFIQRYGITYPVLIAGTPDQLTEKITQADHLNCWPTSFILGRDGRVREVHAGFAGPANPPAHQALEHEVTALVEKLLAEPRPVQKASF; translated from the coding sequence ATGAACGCCCTTACAGGGAGGCTGTTTGCTGTTTCCGTTCTTGCGGGGTTTTTCCTGGCGTCTTCCTCTGCCTTTGCGGCCTCTTCTTCCATTGATGGGATATGGGAAGGAAGCGCTTCGGTACGCGGGCAGGAGGTTCCGCTGCGCCTGCAAATCAGTGGGCCTGCCACAGATCTCCATGCTGCTTTACTGAATGGTGCGGAGCAGTCAGTGGCTTCGTCTGCCAAACTTCAGGATGGCAAGCTGCTGTTGAACTTCAACTACTTTGCCCGCAGTCTGGAAGCCACGGTTGCAGGCGAGCAACTGACGGGAACCTTCGGTACAACGTCTGCTTCACCGAAGGCTGCGCCGCGCGTTCCGGTGACTCTGCATCGCGCTTCCGCAGTTTCAAACGTCTCCACGGGGCCGGATATACACGGCGATTGGGAGATTGCTGTTTCCAGCTCGAAGGGGGAGTCTGCATGGCAGCTTCGGATTGATCCAGCGACCAGGGATGCGGCTCCCGCTACGATCCGGGCCGTGATTCAGCGCATTGATGGCGATACGGGCTCTCTTTACGGAGCCTGGGATGGAAATCAATATAAGGTTAGCCACTTTACGGCAGCGGGGCCTGCGCTGTATTCGATTGTGCCGCGGGAGAATGGGACGCTCCTGGTCTCAAATCTTCTGGCAACCGAGACCCAGAAGGTTCAAGCCCGCGACCTTGTAGCGCGTCGGCCAGCGGAGGCGCGTAAGGAAAACCTTGCTGCGCCTACTGAGTCGACAGAGCAGACGAGGATCAAAGATCCTTCGGCTCCGTTTACCTTTAAATTTCCTGATGTCACAGGCAAGGAGGTTTCGAGCTCGGACGCTCGCTTCCGCGACAAGGTGGTGATTGTTGCAATTGGCGGTTCCTGGTGCCCGAACTGCCATGACGAAGCTCCCTTTTTGGAGAGCCTCTACAAGCAGTTTCATGGCAAAGGGCTGGAGGTCGTAAACCTCAGCTTTGAAGAAGAGGATCAGCTACAAAACCCGACACGTCTTCGTGCTTTCATTCAGCGATATGGAATTACTTATCCGGTGTTGATTGCGGGCACTCCGGATCAGCTGACCGAGAAGATTACGCAGGCAGACCACCTGAACTGCTGGCCGACCTCGTTCATTCTGGGGAGGGATGGCCGCGTGCGCGAAGTGCATGCCGGATTTGCAGGACCTGCGAATCCTCCGGCACATCAGGCACTCGAGCATGAGGTAACCGCGTTGGTGGAGAAGCTGCTCGCTGAACCTAGGCCGGTCCAGAAGGCGTCGTTTTAG
- a CDS encoding sugar phosphate isomerase/epimerase family protein produces the protein MRVGVFTPLLSQLSFEDVLKKLKSYEIQTVELGTGNYPGDAHAKLSMLKNSAELAEFKKKLDDHGFSISALSCHGNALHPDKAKREAAQKVSRETILLAEKLGVKTVVDFSGCPGDSATATQPNWVTCPWPPDFLEILDWQWNEVVTPYWIEHAKFAADHGVRIAIEMHPGFVVYSPETLLKLRSIAGPNVGCNYDPSHMFWQSIDPIAAVRVLGDAIFHVHAKDTQIYTANLMKAGVLDTKPYTDERNRSWIFRTCGYGHGAEWWKEFVSTLRMFGYDDVLSIEHEDSLLAPEEGLSKAAKFLNEIVIREQPAAAWWV, from the coding sequence ATGAGGGTTGGTGTTTTTACGCCGTTGTTGTCGCAACTTTCGTTCGAAGATGTGCTGAAGAAGCTGAAGTCTTATGAGATTCAGACCGTGGAGCTGGGAACAGGGAACTATCCCGGTGATGCACACGCCAAACTTTCGATGTTGAAGAATAGTGCTGAGCTGGCGGAGTTCAAGAAGAAGCTGGACGATCACGGTTTCAGCATCAGTGCATTGAGCTGTCATGGAAACGCGCTTCATCCGGACAAGGCAAAGCGTGAAGCTGCTCAGAAGGTAAGCCGGGAGACGATTCTGCTGGCCGAGAAGCTTGGCGTGAAGACGGTTGTTGATTTCTCCGGGTGCCCCGGCGATTCTGCTACGGCTACCCAACCCAATTGGGTGACGTGTCCCTGGCCTCCAGATTTTCTGGAGATTCTGGATTGGCAGTGGAACGAGGTGGTGACTCCGTACTGGATCGAACATGCGAAGTTTGCTGCCGATCACGGAGTGCGTATTGCGATCGAGATGCATCCAGGTTTTGTGGTTTATAGCCCGGAGACGCTGTTGAAGCTGCGTTCGATTGCGGGACCGAATGTGGGATGCAACTACGATCCGAGCCACATGTTCTGGCAGAGCATCGATCCGATTGCGGCGGTTCGCGTCCTTGGCGATGCGATCTTCCATGTCCATGCAAAGGACACGCAGATTTACACGGCGAACCTGATGAAGGCCGGCGTGCTGGATACGAAGCCGTATACGGACGAGCGCAACCGGAGCTGGATCTTCCGGACCTGCGGGTATGGTCACGGAGCAGAGTGGTGGAAGGAGTTTGTTTCGACGCTGCGCATGTTTGGATATGACGATGTGCTTTCGATCGAGCATGAGGACAGCCTGCTTGCTCCCGAAGAAGGTCTATCGAAGGCGGCAAAGTTCCTGAACGAGATTGTGATTCGAGAGCAGCCCGCAGCAGCCTGGTGGGTATAA
- a CDS encoding Gfo/Idh/MocA family protein → MKRVKTAVVGTGFMGRVHLEALRRVEHVEVIAVVGRTAESARKLADAYDVPLATDDYAELLKNPELDAVHICTPNAQHYPMTKAAIEAKKNVLCEKPVAMSAKEAEELAALAEKVKVRNCVCHNLRFYPMVQQMRRMREAGELGEILVAQGTYSQDWLLYDTDWNWRVDEAASGASRAMADIGSHWFDSIEHITGLRVSSLCADLQIFHPTRKRPKRSVESFTGKLPTAEDVDEVPVKTEDFGAVIFRLGDSARGAMTASQVNAGRKNGLSLEVYGTKSSVAWNQERPDELWIGHRNTPNQIIIKDPSLLLPAAARYADLPGGHSEGYDDTFKQVFRRFYASIFDPSAPVEYPQITDGLRQMRVLEAVLESSRTRTWTSPK, encoded by the coding sequence GTGAAACGGGTGAAGACTGCGGTCGTAGGAACTGGATTTATGGGGCGTGTGCACCTTGAGGCGCTGCGCCGTGTAGAGCATGTAGAAGTGATTGCGGTTGTGGGGAGGACGGCAGAGTCCGCAAGGAAGCTGGCCGATGCTTATGACGTTCCTCTTGCAACGGACGATTATGCCGAGCTGCTGAAGAATCCTGAGCTTGATGCAGTTCACATCTGCACGCCGAATGCGCAGCATTATCCGATGACGAAGGCCGCGATCGAGGCAAAGAAGAATGTTCTTTGCGAGAAGCCGGTGGCGATGTCTGCGAAGGAGGCTGAGGAACTTGCGGCTCTTGCGGAGAAGGTGAAGGTTCGCAACTGCGTGTGCCACAATCTGCGGTTTTATCCGATGGTGCAGCAGATGCGCCGGATGCGCGAGGCAGGCGAACTGGGTGAGATTCTGGTGGCCCAGGGGACCTACTCGCAGGACTGGCTGTTATATGACACGGACTGGAACTGGAGGGTGGACGAGGCTGCGTCCGGAGCTTCGCGCGCGATGGCCGATATCGGGTCGCACTGGTTCGATTCGATCGAACACATCACTGGTCTGCGCGTGTCGTCGCTCTGCGCGGACTTGCAGATCTTTCATCCCACCCGGAAACGCCCGAAGCGCAGCGTAGAGAGCTTTACGGGCAAGCTGCCGACCGCGGAGGATGTCGATGAAGTTCCGGTAAAGACGGAGGACTTCGGAGCGGTGATCTTCCGCCTGGGAGATTCGGCGCGTGGGGCGATGACGGCAAGCCAAGTCAACGCCGGTCGTAAGAATGGCCTGAGCCTTGAGGTCTATGGAACGAAGAGTTCGGTGGCGTGGAACCAGGAGCGGCCCGATGAGCTTTGGATCGGTCATCGCAATACGCCGAACCAGATCATCATCAAGGACCCCTCGTTGCTGCTGCCTGCAGCAGCCCGATACGCCGATCTTCCGGGAGGTCATAGTGAAGGGTATGACGATACCTTCAAACAGGTCTTCCGGCGGTTCTATGCGTCGATTTTCGATCCATCGGCGCCGGTGGAGTATCCGCAGATTACGGATGGGCTGCGCCAGATGAGGGTTCTGGAAGCCGTACTAGAGAGCTCCAGAACCCGCACCTGGACCAGCCCGAAGTGA
- a CDS encoding cupin domain-containing protein has protein sequence MKSQILCSLLFATVSASAQAGAQTAHTAAEIQQHQARLLEAAKASATGMVNEKTDETPVSRTLFVARARTGEAELHQHWSDQMVISKGSVILITGGTLKGQHPNGDQPGEFLATSIEGGKEVTLHAGDIAHIPAGVPHWVKLTPNTTATYIVFKQKVSQ, from the coding sequence GTGAAATCGCAAATCCTCTGTTCCCTTCTCTTTGCAACAGTTTCCGCATCGGCCCAGGCCGGAGCACAGACCGCCCATACCGCTGCCGAGATTCAACAACATCAGGCCAGGCTGCTCGAAGCTGCTAAGGCAAGCGCAACGGGAATGGTCAACGAGAAAACAGACGAGACACCCGTCTCCCGAACACTCTTCGTAGCCCGCGCTCGCACCGGCGAGGCCGAGTTGCACCAGCACTGGTCCGATCAGATGGTCATCAGCAAGGGCAGCGTCATACTCATCACAGGTGGCACCCTAAAGGGTCAGCATCCCAATGGCGATCAACCCGGAGAATTCCTTGCGACCTCGATTGAAGGCGGCAAAGAGGTCACTCTACACGCAGGAGACATCGCCCATATTCCGGCTGGCGTTCCTCACTGGGTGAAACTTACGCCCAACACAACCGCCACTTATATCGTCTTCAAACAAAAGGTCTCTCAATAA
- a CDS encoding outer membrane beta-barrel protein — protein sequence MRSAICVFIVLNTLFTGVQSRAQESSVAKDREVEELRQTVRDLAARVAALEEQLHKQTTVAVPALSTTLNDGTPTVASSSSLSAVKESEVSKGVAAPAESSNPAVAKSSSAAPAESQVAAVVPAQLPGGATLNYYFDGYYGYDFNHPTGRVQYLRAYDVLSNAFSINQAGLVLAMDPNVEEGRRYGVRLDLQFGQATETLQGNPANEPRPEIYRNIFQAYGTYVFPVGKGLTVDVGKWSSSMGIEGNYTKDQMNYTRSFFFNYLPFYHMGVRANYKLNDKVAVNYWLVNGTQQSEPTNSFKDELFGLALQPKKNVSWTINYYLGQDHPDVTQNPQGCGTAPIQPGLCLQPITPAPDGKQHIFDTYATWNVTPKLTLAGEGDYVISRLWKNAAPGQSSAPSHVIGGAAYARYQWTPKMALAGRTEYLSDRGGLFSGTTQALKEFTGTYEYKVADGLLTRLEYRRDWTNRPFFLTNKPGVLSQNQDTLTVGLVWWYGGKQGAW from the coding sequence TTGCGTTCCGCTATCTGCGTCTTCATCGTGTTGAACACATTGTTTACCGGGGTTCAGAGCCGTGCTCAGGAATCCAGCGTTGCGAAGGATCGAGAGGTCGAGGAGCTACGCCAGACGGTGCGAGATCTGGCAGCGAGGGTTGCTGCGCTGGAGGAACAGTTACACAAGCAAACTACGGTGGCTGTTCCTGCGCTGTCGACGACTTTGAATGATGGGACACCAACGGTGGCTTCGTCCAGCTCTTTGAGTGCGGTGAAAGAGTCTGAGGTTTCGAAGGGAGTGGCTGCGCCAGCAGAGTCATCAAATCCGGCGGTGGCGAAGAGTTCGAGCGCTGCGCCAGCAGAGTCGCAGGTGGCAGCGGTTGTCCCAGCACAGCTGCCGGGTGGAGCTACGCTGAACTACTACTTCGATGGCTACTATGGTTATGACTTCAACCATCCCACTGGGAGGGTGCAATACCTGCGTGCCTATGACGTTTTGAGCAATGCCTTCAGCATCAATCAGGCGGGGCTGGTGCTGGCGATGGACCCGAATGTAGAGGAAGGGCGACGATATGGTGTGCGCCTGGATCTTCAGTTCGGACAGGCGACGGAGACCTTGCAAGGGAATCCAGCGAACGAACCCAGACCGGAGATCTACCGGAACATTTTTCAGGCTTATGGAACCTATGTCTTCCCAGTGGGCAAGGGGCTAACGGTGGATGTAGGGAAGTGGTCGAGCTCGATGGGAATCGAAGGCAACTATACGAAGGACCAGATGAATTACACGCGGTCGTTCTTCTTCAATTACCTGCCGTTCTATCACATGGGCGTGAGGGCAAATTACAAGTTGAATGACAAGGTAGCGGTGAACTACTGGCTGGTGAATGGGACACAACAGTCGGAGCCGACGAATTCGTTCAAAGATGAATTGTTTGGGTTGGCGTTGCAGCCGAAGAAGAATGTGTCGTGGACGATCAACTATTACCTTGGCCAGGACCATCCTGATGTGACGCAGAATCCGCAAGGCTGTGGAACGGCTCCGATACAACCGGGACTATGTCTCCAACCAATCACGCCAGCGCCGGACGGGAAGCAGCACATCTTCGATACCTATGCGACATGGAATGTAACCCCGAAGCTGACGTTGGCAGGGGAAGGGGATTATGTGATTTCGCGGTTGTGGAAGAATGCTGCTCCGGGCCAGTCTTCCGCGCCTTCGCATGTGATTGGCGGGGCGGCGTACGCACGGTATCAGTGGACTCCGAAGATGGCTCTGGCAGGAAGAACGGAGTATCTATCGGATCGTGGAGGATTATTCAGTGGAACAACACAGGCTCTAAAGGAATTTACGGGTACGTATGAGTACAAGGTGGCGGATGGTCTGCTAACGCGACTGGAGTATCGGAGGGACTGGACGAACAGGCCGTTCTTTTTGACGAACAAGCCGGGAGTGTTGTCGCAGAATCAGGACACGCTTACGGTGGGGTTGGTTTGGTGGTATGGCGGGAAGCAGGGGGCTTGGTAA